From the genome of Populus alba chromosome 10, ASM523922v2, whole genome shotgun sequence, one region includes:
- the LOC118048941 gene encoding cell wall / vacuolar inhibitor of fructosidase 1 encodes MKNSLSLSFIFLSPSLFTATLLLASQCITVQSAANDLIAQTCKQTPYYSLCVASLKSVPKSSGADVRGLALIMVDIVRAKASTALRFINQELKRSPGLRRPLRFCASSYDAILTADIPEAIEALQKGDPKFAEDGTNDAAVEATSCEDGFHGKSPLANLNKEVHDTSVVASAITRLLL; translated from the coding sequence ATGAAGAATTCTCTGTCCCTGAgtttcatctttctttctccttcacTCTTCACCGCCACCCTTCTGCTAGCAAGCCAGTGCATTACTGTCCAGTCTGCTGCCAATGATCTGATAGCACAAACATGCAAGCAGACACCATACTACAGCCTCTGTGTCGCTTCTCTTAAGTCTGTCCCTAAAAGCTCCGGCGCAGATGTCCGGGGGCTAGCCCTCATCATGGTCGATATAGTGAGGGCTAAAGCAAGCACAGCACTGAGATTCATCAACCAGGAGCTTAAAAGGAGCCCTGGACTAAGGCGACCTTTGAGGTTTTGTGCTAGCAGCTACGATGCAATTTTAACGGCCGACATCCCGGAAGCCATTGAAGCGCTGCAGAAGGGCGACCCTAAATTTGCAGAAGATGGTACAAATGATGCCGCCGTTGAAGCCACTTCTTGCGAAGACGGTTTCCACGGCAAATCTCCCCTGGCCAATCTGAACAAGGAAGTGCATGACACCTCGGTCGTTGCTTCTGCCATCACGAGGCTGTTACTTTAA
- the LOC118048940 gene encoding small acidic protein 1-like — MRPMRVDFFADMEEQGSTVAMDVDDVDTLEMLGEGVINTEKKLADADFFNYFEDDFDDFDIN; from the coding sequence atgagacCGATGCGGGTAGACTTCTTCGCAGACATGGAGGAGCAAGGATCGACTGTGGCGATGGACGTAGATGACGTGGACACACTGGAGATGCTCGGGGAGGGAGTCATCAACACGGAAAAGAAGCTCGCCGACGCCGATTTCTTCAACTATTTCGAAGACGATTTCGACGACTTCGACATCAACTAA
- the LOC118048938 gene encoding uncharacterized protein, with amino-acid sequence MESFASGCGRGTGPVLLTTKPWSNPSSQKPLISLWKLKKPYFFFYSHCYSTTTRCSSNNRWDPNAETRRFNFKFKFRDKNGDSVQVEEDEKGGSTRKGKKRKRRWWSDQDEEPPGILEEAIDSLWVLQLAKSYGWMFPPIVITSLLATGPKAFLMVLALSVGQSALTFAFQKLLGKTQSKPKRKVRKRRKTTGSTVNDADIGDEEQDKEGAVKGRMGYRSWVVDDNGSFNKDNQDAPNFGGWDEFDATAPQRKRQPRKKPLANGKWSMSGRKSDTPLLLRLLIAVFPFLGSWTKML; translated from the exons ATGGAGTCCTTTGCTAGTGGGTGCGGCAGAGGTACTGGTCCTGTCTTGTTAACAACGAAACCCTGGTCTAACCCCTCCTCTCAAAAACCTCTCATCTCATTATGGAAATTGAAGAAACCCTATTTCTTCTTTTACTCTCATTGTTATAGCACCACTACCAGGTGTAGTAGCAATAATCGCTGGGACCCGAATGCTGAAACGCGAAGGTTCAATTTTAAGTTCAAGTTTCGAGACAAAAACGGTGATTCAGTACaagtagaagaagatgaaaagggTGGTTCTACGAGAAAGGGGAAGAAAAGGAAGCGGAGGTGGTGGTCGGACCAAGACGAAGAGCCTCCCGGTATCTTGGAGGAAGCTATTGACAGTTTGTGGGTTCTTCAG CTAGCCAAATCCTACGGTTGGATGTTTCCACCCATCGTCATAACTTCCCTGCTTGCTACTGGCCCGAAAGCCTTTCTCATGGTATTAGCACTGTCAGTTGGACAGTCAGCACTGACTTTTGCATTTCAGAAGTTACTAGGGAAGACTCAAAGCAAGCCGAAACGCAAGGTCCGAAAGAGGAGGAAAACAACTGGCAGCACCGTAAATGATGCTGATATTGGTGATGAAGAACAAGACAAGGAGGGAGCTGTAAAGGGAAGAATGGGGTATCGGTCTTGGGTTGTTGATGATAATGGTTCCTTTAATAAAGATAACCAAGATGCTCCCAACTTTGGTGGTTGGGATGAGTTTGATGCTACAGCACCTCAAAGGAAACGTCAGCCTCGAAAGAAACCATTGGCGAATGGCAAGTGGAGCATGAGTGGGAGAAAAAGTGACACACCCTTGCTGTTGAGATTGTTAATTGCTGTTTTCCCATTTTTAGGTTCCTGGACAAAGATGCTTTAA